A genomic window from Haladaptatus caseinilyticus includes:
- a CDS encoding PH domain-containing protein: METLDSRVRLVWFVGVLFTTALIGGGLFGARRFVADFAVWISVVIPLVILVVGGTYVALKYRSWQFEIRDDNLYLERGVFTRVTTVVPFVRVQHVDTQRGPIERLVGLGSVVVYTAGSRGADVTIPGLTPERASNLQRRLRNLAIESEYEDAV, translated from the coding sequence ATGGAGACACTCGACTCCCGCGTCAGACTGGTCTGGTTTGTGGGAGTTCTTTTCACGACGGCACTGATCGGAGGTGGGCTGTTCGGAGCACGCCGATTCGTGGCCGATTTTGCGGTATGGATTTCAGTCGTGATTCCGCTCGTGATACTCGTGGTCGGAGGGACCTACGTCGCTCTCAAATATCGCTCGTGGCAGTTCGAAATCCGCGATGACAACCTGTATCTCGAACGTGGGGTGTTCACCCGCGTGACGACGGTGGTCCCGTTCGTCCGCGTTCAACATGTCGATACCCAACGTGGACCCATCGAGCGACTCGTCGGACTCGGAAGCGTCGTGGTTTACACTGCCGGGTCGCGCGGCGCTGACGTGACGATTCCCGGTCTCACGCCCGAACGGGCGAGCAATCTGCAGCGTCGCCTCCGGAACCTCGCAATCGAAAGCGAGTACGAGGACGCGGTATGA
- a CDS encoding HPP family protein, protein MSKPKVRGETPRVAFVASILLVLLGALAWASGLPFLFPSLGPSAFLLSSKVGERVSEPRRVVGGHVIGVVVGLFTYHLVAPGLTVMQPSPPFSMAALRLSLSGILAVGLTTAGMVVTDLRHPPACATTLIVALGLLTKLTDGVIVVVSIAILVAVQQGLAYLETVPPAPDVFYRGEAGDETGPKGD, encoded by the coding sequence ATGTCTAAACCGAAGGTACGAGGGGAAACGCCGCGCGTCGCGTTCGTCGCGAGTATCCTTCTCGTTCTTCTCGGCGCGCTCGCGTGGGCGAGCGGGCTTCCGTTCCTGTTCCCCAGTCTCGGCCCGTCGGCGTTCCTCCTCTCCTCCAAGGTCGGTGAGCGAGTGAGCGAACCGCGACGAGTCGTCGGTGGACACGTCATCGGTGTCGTCGTCGGATTGTTCACCTATCATCTCGTCGCACCGGGACTCACCGTCATGCAGCCCTCACCGCCGTTCTCGATGGCGGCGCTCCGACTCTCGTTGAGCGGTATTCTCGCGGTCGGGCTGACGACGGCAGGAATGGTCGTCACCGACCTCCGCCACCCACCAGCGTGCGCGACGACGCTCATCGTCGCGTTAGGACTCCTCACGAAGTTGACAGACGGTGTGATCGTCGTCGTCTCCATCGCCATCCTGGTTGCTGTCCAACAGGGGCTCGCGTATCTCGAAACGGTGCCACCGGCACCCGACGTGTTCTACCGAGGAGAAGCAGGCGATGAAACGGGACCGAAAGGCGACTAA
- a CDS encoding PAS domain-containing response regulator, with amino-acid sequence MTDFLTAGNLPVDTPIRILHVDDDPARIRLSASLLMEHISNAEIYTETDPMEACTRLNDGLVVDCIVSDFDMGPMNGLDFLDAVREQFPDLPFILFTGKGIEEIASEAISAGATDYLQKSGGTQCYAVLANRIENTVRQHRTEQATVSYQERIRSVYERITDAFLALDDEWKLTFVNERGKRLLDRSEEELHGAVFWDVFPGTIDSRFEAEYRRAMERREPTTFEASLDSLETSLNVRAYPSTNGLSVFFRDATAENRLREEHRREKALLEQVFETSPLCLAIMDENGVIRRANDRMVELLEITEEEITNRTSDSSQWTITDENGDDLPDDKRPLTAVFENEATVSRERIGYESPSGEWSLHTVSAAPIHAEPGKMDRVVVAIEDVSEL; translated from the coding sequence ATGACTGATTTCCTCACGGCGGGAAATCTCCCCGTAGACACGCCGATCCGTATCCTGCACGTGGACGACGACCCGGCACGAATTCGCCTTTCTGCATCGTTGTTGATGGAACACATATCTAACGCAGAGATATATACAGAAACAGATCCGATGGAAGCGTGTACTCGCCTCAACGACGGCCTTGTAGTGGACTGTATCGTCAGTGATTTCGATATGGGTCCGATGAACGGACTCGATTTTCTAGACGCGGTGCGCGAGCAGTTTCCGGACCTCCCGTTTATCCTTTTCACTGGGAAAGGAATCGAAGAGATCGCCAGTGAGGCCATTTCCGCCGGAGCCACCGATTACTTGCAGAAAAGCGGCGGCACCCAATGCTATGCTGTACTGGCCAACCGCATCGAGAATACCGTCCGTCAGCATCGCACGGAACAGGCCACAGTATCGTACCAAGAACGGATCCGATCCGTCTACGAACGAATAACCGACGCTTTTCTAGCCCTCGATGATGAGTGGAAGCTTACGTTCGTCAACGAGCGTGGAAAACGTCTCTTGGACCGGTCGGAGGAGGAACTGCACGGAGCGGTTTTTTGGGACGTGTTTCCCGGCACCATCGACTCACGATTCGAAGCCGAGTATCGGCGGGCGATGGAGAGACGAGAACCAACGACGTTCGAGGCATCTCTCGACTCGTTGGAAACGTCACTCAACGTTCGCGCCTACCCATCCACGAACGGGTTATCAGTGTTCTTCAGGGATGCGACCGCGGAAAATCGGCTTCGGGAAGAACATCGCCGCGAGAAGGCGCTATTGGAGCAGGTGTTCGAGACGAGTCCACTCTGTCTCGCAATCATGGACGAAAATGGCGTCATCAGACGAGCGAACGACCGGATGGTCGAACTGCTCGAAATTACAGAGGAGGAGATAACGAACCGAACCTCCGACTCCTCGCAGTGGACGATTACGGACGAGAACGGCGACGACCTGCCGGACGATAAACGTCCACTCACCGCTGTGTTCGAGAACGAGGCGACGGTCAGCCGTGAGCGAATCGGTTACGAGAGTCCGAGTGGCGAATGGAGTCTTCACACAGTCAGTGCGGCACCGATTCACGCCGAACCCGGCAAGATGGACCGAGTCGTCGTCGCCATCGAGGACGTTTCCGAACTGTAA
- a CDS encoding phosphatase PAP2 family protein — translation MLLIGKQVFLPDARIRTLFHDFYKTDWKYLGVAWVVTNIVNTLALHFHAGRTFTEFVYAIEGATVATFQVVASTPLTLAFTAVYLVGFPFIVLFTYFKLKAHDEEEAKRYALAYVFLVLLAVPFFILFPVKVSSLYLTTVEPLMYELDPAIQHGIHSTDTLVKAFPSLHTGLSVLAALYARKADTAYAYTTGILAIAIILSTLYLGVHWVTDAVFAVILVGCAYYLSQRVSEPRWSVVSREALAAVRRTAGR, via the coding sequence ATGCTTCTCATCGGTAAACAGGTGTTTCTTCCGGATGCTCGTATCCGGACCCTGTTCCATGATTTTTACAAGACCGACTGGAAATACCTCGGCGTGGCGTGGGTCGTCACGAACATCGTGAACACTCTCGCACTGCACTTCCACGCGGGCCGTACCTTCACCGAGTTCGTCTACGCGATCGAAGGCGCGACAGTCGCGACCTTTCAGGTAGTCGCTTCGACACCACTGACGCTCGCGTTTACCGCCGTGTACCTCGTCGGTTTCCCGTTTATCGTGCTGTTTACCTATTTCAAGCTGAAAGCACACGACGAAGAGGAAGCGAAGCGATACGCACTGGCGTACGTGTTCCTCGTTCTGTTGGCCGTTCCCTTCTTCATTCTCTTCCCTGTGAAGGTGTCATCGCTGTACTTGACGACCGTCGAGCCCCTGATGTACGAACTCGACCCTGCAATCCAGCACGGAATCCACTCGACAGACACGCTCGTAAAGGCGTTTCCTAGCCTTCACACCGGACTCTCCGTCCTCGCCGCACTCTATGCTCGGAAAGCCGATACCGCCTATGCCTACACGACCGGGATCCTTGCGATTGCGATCATCCTTTCGACGCTGTATCTGGGCGTTCACTGGGTAACGGACGCGGTGTTCGCCGTCATCCTCGTCGGCTGTGCCTACTATCTCTCCCAACGGGTCAGCGAACCGCGGTGGTCGGTCGTCTCGCGTGAGGCACTGGCAGCGGTCCGACGAACTGCTGGCAGATAA
- the gatE gene encoding Glu-tRNA(Gln) amidotransferase subunit GatE → MSEYDYEDLGLVAGLEIHQQLDTETKLFCECPTDLSDPEESSRTFTRFLHPTRSELGEIDDAALEESQIDREFEYLAYDSTCLVEEDDEPPHRLDEEAREVVLEIAQLLDMDVIDQAHLMRKIVVDGSNTSGFQRSTLVATDGEIQTSDGPVGVEDLMLEEESAQRIEEREDGVLYSLDRLGIPLVEIGTKPDIRSPEQAREAAERIGMLLRSTGHVKRGLGTIRQDVNVSIAEGARVEMKGVQSLDDIDDLVRHEVGRQVELLAIRDELDDRGASVGEVRDVTDVFEDTDSGVIRGALDDGGKVTAVPLYGFDGLVGHEIQPDRRLGTELSDHAKRHGAGGIFHTDELPAYGITDDEVEALRSAVDAGTDDAVAIVAASPTVANGAIEAAAERAGVALEGVPEETRGANEDGTSGYLRPLPGAARMYPETDVPPVDLDPTEVETPELLTEKVERYQSEFSLGAGLAEQVAYGRRMPLFERAVETDADPTFVAGLLESTVTELRREDVPVENLDDDHFLGVVELVTDGELAKEGVNDVLTLLAENPDLSPEDAVEEAGLAGVGEAEVREAVVTVVERNEEQVEEEGMAAFSGLMGECMGQLRGKADGDLVSQVLREEIQQRA, encoded by the coding sequence ATGAGCGAGTACGACTACGAGGACCTCGGTCTCGTGGCTGGGCTGGAGATTCACCAGCAACTCGACACCGAGACGAAACTGTTCTGCGAGTGTCCGACCGATCTGAGCGACCCCGAAGAGTCGTCCCGAACGTTTACTCGATTCCTCCATCCGACGCGGAGTGAACTCGGGGAAATCGACGACGCGGCGCTGGAGGAGAGCCAAATCGACCGCGAGTTCGAATATCTCGCCTACGATTCTACGTGTCTCGTGGAGGAAGATGACGAACCGCCACACCGACTTGACGAGGAGGCGAGGGAGGTCGTTCTCGAAATCGCCCAACTGCTCGATATGGACGTCATCGACCAAGCTCACTTGATGCGGAAGATCGTCGTTGACGGGTCGAACACCTCCGGATTCCAGCGTTCGACGCTCGTCGCGACGGACGGTGAAATCCAAACGAGCGACGGTCCTGTCGGCGTCGAAGACCTTATGCTCGAAGAGGAAAGCGCCCAACGCATCGAGGAGCGGGAGGACGGCGTCCTCTACAGCCTCGATCGACTCGGCATTCCACTCGTCGAAATCGGTACGAAACCGGACATTCGCTCGCCGGAGCAAGCGCGCGAGGCCGCCGAGCGAATCGGAATGCTCCTGCGCTCGACCGGCCACGTAAAACGCGGACTCGGCACCATCCGGCAGGACGTGAACGTCTCCATCGCGGAGGGTGCCCGCGTAGAAATGAAGGGTGTCCAGAGTTTGGACGACATCGACGACCTCGTCCGCCACGAGGTCGGGCGACAGGTCGAACTGCTCGCCATCCGTGACGAACTCGACGACCGAGGTGCAAGCGTTGGCGAGGTACGGGACGTAACGGACGTGTTCGAGGACACCGACAGCGGCGTTATCCGAGGTGCACTCGATGACGGCGGGAAGGTAACTGCTGTCCCGCTGTACGGCTTCGACGGCCTCGTGGGACATGAAATCCAACCGGACCGCCGACTCGGAACTGAACTCTCCGACCACGCCAAACGCCACGGCGCGGGCGGAATCTTCCACACCGACGAACTCCCGGCTTACGGCATCACCGATGACGAAGTCGAAGCGCTCCGTAGTGCGGTCGATGCGGGTACCGACGACGCGGTTGCTATCGTCGCCGCAAGTCCGACGGTCGCGAATGGCGCAATCGAGGCCGCCGCCGAGCGTGCGGGAGTCGCGCTCGAAGGCGTGCCGGAAGAAACGCGTGGCGCGAACGAGGACGGGACCTCCGGATACCTCCGGCCACTCCCCGGCGCGGCGCGGATGTACCCCGAGACCGACGTTCCCCCGGTTGACCTCGACCCAACTGAAGTCGAAACCCCCGAACTACTCACCGAGAAGGTCGAGCGCTACCAATCCGAGTTCTCGCTCGGAGCGGGCCTCGCCGAACAGGTTGCGTACGGTCGCCGGATGCCCCTGTTCGAGCGCGCGGTCGAAACCGATGCTGACCCGACCTTCGTCGCCGGACTACTCGAAAGTACGGTGACGGAACTACGGCGTGAGGACGTGCCGGTCGAGAACCTCGACGACGACCACTTCCTCGGCGTCGTCGAACTCGTCACCGACGGCGAGTTGGCAAAAGAGGGAGTCAACGACGTGTTGACGCTCCTCGCGGAAAATCCCGACCTATCTCCCGAGGACGCCGTCGAGGAGGCAGGTCTCGCAGGCGTCGGCGAGGCCGAAGTCCGCGAAGCGGTCGTTACGGTCGTCGAGCGCAACGAAGAACAGGTCGAGGAAGAAGGGATGGCCGCGTTCTCCGGCCTGATGGGCGAGTGTATGGGTCAACTCCGCGGGAAAGCCGACGGTGACCTCGTGAGTCAAGTTCTACGCGAAGAAATACAACAGCGCGCCTGA
- a CDS encoding RNA methyltransferase, which yields MKPAVAVVEPKTPGNIGTIARAMKNFGMDDLKLVDPPEIERDGDAYGFAAQARNDVLPNHDEVTFDELVANYHTVGMTATTNEDASRHVRFPFKTPRELAERLAEVETETVLIFGREANGLTNEELARVDEICSIPASAEYPALNLGQAATITLYELRDLTVDERQLPDIERERATEPEIEGFYETFADLLETSGHPEEKRPKAMRMIRRVIGRAHPTGREITTLRGIVRRANQRARASDGRRTTRNDR from the coding sequence ATGAAACCCGCAGTCGCCGTCGTCGAACCGAAGACACCCGGCAACATCGGAACCATCGCTCGTGCGATGAAAAACTTCGGCATGGACGACCTCAAACTGGTAGACCCGCCCGAAATCGAGCGTGATGGCGACGCCTATGGATTCGCCGCGCAGGCTCGAAACGACGTCCTACCGAACCACGACGAAGTGACGTTCGACGAGTTGGTTGCGAACTACCACACCGTCGGGATGACGGCGACGACGAACGAGGATGCCAGTCGCCACGTCCGATTTCCGTTCAAAACGCCGCGCGAACTGGCCGAACGTCTCGCCGAAGTCGAGACGGAAACGGTTCTCATCTTCGGACGTGAGGCGAACGGCCTGACGAACGAAGAACTCGCGCGCGTGGACGAAATCTGTTCGATTCCGGCGAGTGCGGAATATCCCGCGCTTAACCTCGGACAGGCCGCTACCATCACGCTTTACGAACTCCGCGATTTGACCGTCGATGAGCGACAACTGCCGGATATCGAGCGGGAGCGTGCGACCGAGCCGGAAATCGAGGGCTTTTACGAGACGTTCGCCGACCTGCTCGAAACCAGCGGCCATCCGGAGGAAAAACGGCCAAAAGCGATGCGGATGATTCGTAGGGTAATCGGGCGTGCCCATCCCACTGGTCGGGAAATAACGACGCTCCGAGGTATCGTTCGACGGGCGAACCAGCGCGCAAGGGCGTCTGACGGGCGTCGAACGACTCGAAACGATAGGTAA
- a CDS encoding PH domain-containing protein: MKLHPLSLPYRLFTRSASVALTLFFVGTTLAGAVASIDIVVALAFVIAGLLVTGLWELTYYRRFEYVLTDESLDIDSGVISRRRREIPLRRIQNVDIRRNVVQRVLGIASVGFETAGGGETEANLRFVAYGEARRLQREIQRRKRGDGRRETETDAQPDVLYEISSPELLLLSLISIEPRVFGLVFLVVPFLTDASNPLDVVSLLLGLTQLAISVVVLWVASAMVTYARHYDFTLTRVDDELRYERGLLQRYDGSIPLDKIQTLTLRENPLMRRFGYATLSVETAGYAPGQGPSGGSEAAIPIATRRRVLQLAHSIESFDDPTFVRPPKRTRRRYTVRYSVIVVGVTAGAYVVDRFTGLLGLWYVFLALLILAPVAGQYQWKHRGYHVGKEYVQTRNGFWRRKTHVVPYYRVQTVIQRETPFQRRWGLGTVIVDTASSVGFGGKEAHAADIDADDASEFRDVVVRQLGRQIRARAENVRVEDVGSKQFDRN, encoded by the coding sequence ATGAAACTCCACCCCCTGTCGCTTCCCTATCGACTGTTTACGCGGAGCGCGAGCGTCGCGCTCACGCTCTTTTTCGTCGGGACGACGCTCGCGGGTGCGGTGGCGTCCATCGATATCGTCGTCGCGCTCGCGTTCGTCATCGCCGGACTCCTCGTTACCGGACTCTGGGAACTCACCTACTACCGTCGGTTCGAGTACGTCCTCACCGACGAGTCGCTCGATATCGACTCCGGAGTCATCTCGCGACGACGCCGAGAGATTCCACTGCGACGGATTCAGAACGTCGATATCCGGCGAAACGTCGTCCAGCGCGTCCTCGGAATCGCTTCCGTCGGGTTCGAAACGGCGGGAGGGGGTGAAACCGAAGCCAATCTTCGGTTCGTCGCCTACGGGGAGGCGAGGCGGCTTCAGCGCGAGATTCAGCGACGAAAACGGGGCGATGGACGACGTGAGACGGAAACAGACGCGCAACCAGATGTACTGTACGAGATTAGCTCGCCCGAACTGCTTTTGCTGTCGCTCATCTCGATAGAACCCCGGGTGTTCGGGCTCGTCTTCCTCGTCGTACCGTTTCTGACCGACGCCAGTAACCCGCTCGATGTGGTTTCGCTCCTGCTCGGACTCACTCAGTTGGCCATCTCGGTCGTCGTTCTCTGGGTCGCCAGCGCGATGGTGACGTACGCACGCCACTACGATTTTACGCTGACGCGCGTAGATGACGAACTCAGATACGAGCGTGGACTGTTGCAGCGCTACGACGGGTCGATCCCGCTCGACAAGATTCAGACGCTTACACTTCGGGAAAATCCGCTCATGCGGCGTTTCGGGTATGCAACACTCTCGGTCGAGACCGCGGGATATGCACCGGGTCAAGGGCCGTCCGGTGGGTCAGAGGCAGCGATTCCCATCGCGACACGTCGTCGAGTCCTCCAACTTGCACACTCTATCGAATCCTTCGACGACCCGACGTTCGTTCGGCCACCGAAACGGACCCGGCGTCGATACACGGTTCGATATTCAGTCATTGTTGTAGGAGTTACGGCAGGCGCGTACGTGGTCGATCGGTTCACCGGACTGCTGGGCCTCTGGTACGTCTTTCTTGCGTTACTCATACTCGCGCCAGTGGCCGGACAGTATCAGTGGAAGCATCGCGGTTATCACGTCGGTAAGGAGTATGTACAGACACGAAACGGGTTCTGGCGTAGAAAAACCCACGTCGTTCCCTACTATCGGGTACAAACCGTTATCCAGCGTGAGACACCATTTCAGCGCAGGTGGGGACTGGGTACCGTTATCGTCGATACCGCAAGCTCCGTCGGGTTCGGGGGGAAAGAAGCCCACGCCGCGGATATAGATGCGGACGATGCGAGCGAGTTTCGAGACGTCGTCGTCCGGCAACTCGGGCGACAGATTCGGGCACGTGCGGAGAACGTTCGCGTCGAGGATGTCGGGTCGAAACAGTTCGACCGTAACTAA
- a CDS encoding TIGR00341 family protein, which yields MRLIELLVGDERRDATLSILDDNDIDYAVIEEAGERQESTLVHFPIPTEAVDDLLDTLREDANIDEQAYTVITEAETATTEHIDELEERYAETDENSDDTLPSAELVTKARALNPNSRTYYAMTFFSTIIAAAGLLRSSPEAIVGAMVIAPFFGTALSVAAGVCCGEEDMFFDGVRSQFLGVSVAVLGSAMFAVVAREMGFVPHGMVLTRSSQYTLFMTPSFLSAGVAIAAGAAGGFALATSLPVALAGVAIAAAITPSAAALGIALAWGKPVQAAGAFVLLAVNVAAVNLMAIAVMTYLGYRPSLPVTLSSSLSPRQIARAIVVAVIVLFVAGTGAAAYQQVEFNRTVNDEVHHTISEEYPMLEVGDVTTEYNAGVLLPRSKSVTVTVIRTSERNYPKLARKLDARISKRVDDDVEVKVHFVTFEGTGKRDESKGRQKSFGNDAVRFDPASNEQALVGRSAIDTHGFDV from the coding sequence GTGCGGTTAATAGAACTGCTCGTCGGGGACGAGCGTCGGGATGCGACGCTCTCCATTTTGGACGACAACGACATCGACTACGCCGTCATCGAAGAGGCAGGGGAACGACAGGAATCCACGCTCGTCCACTTTCCGATTCCGACGGAAGCAGTGGACGACCTACTCGACACACTCCGGGAGGATGCAAACATCGACGAGCAGGCGTACACTGTCATCACCGAAGCCGAAACTGCGACGACCGAGCATATCGACGAACTGGAGGAACGCTACGCCGAGACGGACGAGAACAGCGACGACACCCTTCCGTCTGCGGAATTGGTTACAAAGGCGCGAGCGCTGAACCCCAACAGCCGAACGTACTACGCGATGACGTTCTTCAGTACCATCATCGCCGCCGCCGGGTTGTTGCGGAGTTCGCCGGAAGCTATCGTCGGGGCGATGGTCATCGCCCCGTTTTTCGGGACTGCGCTCTCGGTTGCGGCCGGCGTCTGCTGTGGCGAGGAAGACATGTTCTTCGACGGGGTTCGTTCGCAGTTCCTCGGCGTGTCGGTCGCTGTCCTCGGGTCTGCGATGTTCGCCGTGGTCGCTCGTGAGATGGGCTTCGTTCCACATGGAATGGTACTGACCAGGAGCTCGCAGTACACCCTCTTTATGACGCCCAGTTTTCTGTCCGCAGGTGTCGCAATCGCGGCAGGTGCGGCGGGTGGGTTCGCGCTCGCAACGTCGTTGCCGGTTGCGCTCGCCGGTGTTGCCATCGCGGCCGCGATTACCCCATCGGCGGCCGCGCTCGGCATCGCTCTCGCTTGGGGAAAGCCCGTACAGGCGGCGGGTGCATTCGTCCTCCTCGCGGTGAACGTGGCCGCGGTGAACCTGATGGCCATCGCGGTAATGACGTACCTCGGCTATCGTCCGTCCCTGCCCGTTACACTTTCGTCGTCGTTGTCACCGCGCCAAATCGCCCGCGCCATCGTCGTCGCCGTCATCGTCCTGTTCGTCGCCGGGACCGGCGCGGCCGCTTATCAGCAGGTCGAGTTCAACCGAACGGTCAACGACGAGGTCCATCACACCATCAGCGAGGAGTACCCCATGCTCGAAGTCGGTGACGTCACGACGGAGTACAACGCGGGCGTATTGCTTCCGCGATCTAAATCCGTCACCGTGACCGTCATTCGAACGTCCGAGCGGAACTATCCGAAGCTGGCACGGAAGTTGGACGCTCGAATCAGCAAACGAGTGGACGACGACGTGGAAGTCAAAGTCCACTTCGTAACGTTCGAAGGCACTGGTAAACGAGACGAGAGCAAGGGACGGCAGAAATCGTTCGGAAACGACGCGGTCCGATTCGATCCAGCGTCGAACGAGCAAGCACTTGTAGGACGTTCCGCAATCGACACCCATGGATTCGATGTCTAA